From the genome of Actinacidiphila yeochonensis CN732, one region includes:
- a CDS encoding peptide ABC transporter substrate-binding protein: MFPVRTADHRRWALAAGATIAAGALLAGCGGAGSSSSASSDSINYALPANFTPNWILPIGTPAHLNTNNVSIAASLWEPLVAYDGSTGTVGWNKSSSIATAADFAKDGKSVDITLGNRKWSDGKPITSRDVQFWFNLIKANKDQWAGYSEGKAPDNWTSFKVVDDQHFTITFDKSYNSQWMLANELSNITPMPQHVWDKTSASAAVSDADLTTAGAKQVWTFLNTAAKSISKYASDPLWKTVSGPYTVKSFSTAGKVVLTANAKYDGGEKAHISTVNLLPFTTTDAEENALRSGQVDYGYINSTDLDQKSSFTSQGYTVKPWTGWAITYMPYNFNDPKMGAVFKQLYARQAVQESIDQDSLTKVIFNGTAVAGYGPIPQAQSSDFVSQEQKDNPYPFSNAKAKALLTSHGWTEQNGTMVCAQPGTGASQCGAGIDKGTKFQMQVLSQSGSTVTDNMMSAVQSSLAKSGINFTIKTAPVNSVLSQTPQCTSDQSSCNWQLSFFGTAGSWYFPAYPTGDSLFETKGGSNFGSYSNPDIDKLINETTTSSSTDAVQQYSAALAKDLPVVWLPEPDYQISVIKNGLGGFAQDSLANFHPAQWQWTGK, translated from the coding sequence ATGTTCCCTGTTCGCACGGCGGACCACCGCCGCTGGGCTCTCGCTGCCGGCGCCACGATCGCCGCAGGTGCCCTGCTCGCAGGCTGCGGTGGAGCCGGCAGCTCGTCCTCGGCGTCGTCCGACTCGATCAACTACGCGCTCCCGGCGAACTTCACGCCGAACTGGATCCTGCCGATCGGAACGCCGGCCCACCTCAACACCAACAATGTGTCCATCGCGGCATCGTTGTGGGAGCCACTCGTCGCGTACGACGGGTCCACCGGCACCGTCGGCTGGAACAAGTCGTCGTCCATAGCCACCGCCGCGGACTTCGCGAAGGACGGCAAGAGCGTCGACATCACGCTCGGGAACCGGAAGTGGAGCGACGGCAAGCCGATCACTTCGCGGGACGTGCAGTTCTGGTTCAACCTCATCAAGGCCAACAAGGACCAGTGGGCGGGTTACAGCGAGGGCAAGGCGCCCGACAACTGGACCTCTTTCAAGGTCGTTGACGACCAGCACTTCACCATCACGTTCGACAAGTCCTACAACTCCCAGTGGATGCTGGCGAACGAGCTCAGCAACATCACGCCGATGCCGCAGCACGTGTGGGACAAGACCAGCGCCTCGGCCGCCGTCTCCGACGCCGACCTGACCACCGCGGGCGCCAAGCAGGTCTGGACCTTCCTCAACACGGCCGCGAAGAGCATCTCGAAGTACGCGTCGGACCCGCTGTGGAAGACCGTCAGCGGCCCGTACACCGTCAAGTCGTTCTCGACCGCCGGCAAGGTCGTGCTCACCGCCAACGCCAAGTACGACGGCGGCGAGAAGGCGCACATCTCCACGGTCAACCTGCTGCCGTTCACCACGACCGACGCCGAGGAGAACGCGCTGCGCTCCGGCCAGGTCGACTACGGCTACATCAACTCCACCGACCTGGACCAGAAGTCGTCCTTCACCTCGCAGGGCTACACGGTCAAGCCGTGGACCGGCTGGGCGATCACGTACATGCCCTACAACTTCAACGACCCGAAGATGGGCGCCGTCTTCAAGCAGCTCTACGCCCGCCAGGCCGTCCAGGAGTCCATCGACCAGGACAGCCTGACCAAGGTCATCTTCAACGGCACCGCGGTCGCCGGCTACGGCCCGATCCCGCAGGCGCAGTCCTCCGACTTCGTCTCGCAGGAGCAGAAGGACAACCCGTACCCCTTCTCCAACGCCAAGGCGAAGGCCCTGCTGACCAGCCACGGCTGGACCGAGCAGAACGGCACCATGGTCTGCGCGCAGCCCGGTACCGGCGCCTCGCAGTGCGGCGCGGGCATCGACAAGGGCACCAAGTTCCAGATGCAGGTGCTCTCGCAGTCCGGCTCGACCGTCACCGACAACATGATGAGCGCCGTCCAGTCCTCGCTGGCCAAGAGCGGCATCAACTTCACCATCAAGACCGCGCCGGTCAACTCGGTGCTGTCGCAGACCCCGCAGTGCACCTCGGACCAGTCGAGCTGCAACTGGCAGCTGTCCTTCTTCGGCACCGCCGGCAGCTGGTACTTCCCGGCCTACCCGACCGGTGACTCGCTCTTCGAGACCAAGGGCGGCTCCAACTTCGGCAGCTACTCCAACCCCGACATCGACAAGCTGATCAACGAGACGACCACCTCGTCCTCCACCGACGCCGTCCAGCAGTACAGCGCGGCGCTGGCCAAGGACCTGCCGGTGGTCTGGCTGCCGGAGCCGGACTACCAGATCTCGGTCATCAAGAACGGCCTCGGCGGCTTCGCGCAGGACTCCCTCGCCAACTTCCACCCGGCCCAGTGGCAGTGGACCGGTAAGTAA
- a CDS encoding dipeptide ABC transporter ATP-binding protein, producing MTTDDRTTAAATADSILRLEDLGVTFSSETGDVHAVRGVSLHVRPGETLALVGESGSGKSTAALAAIGLLPENARATGRALLGETDVVGASEAQLVSLRGRTVSMVFQEPATALDPLTRVGAQIAEVIRNHRQVSAKEAELMAVDLLRKVGIPDPESRVAAFPFEMSGGQRQRVVIAMAIANDPALLIADEPTTALDVTVQAEILDLLRKLAVDAGTGVLLVTHNMGVVADFADRVAVMLHGEIVETGPVEQVLKRPTHEYTQRLLAAVPRLAVAPSGSTPGDGAGAGDGADAVPRPRYGSRAKTQTATAAGTATAASGDGERVVDLKDISVVFGRRRGAVRALDGVSLHVRPGETVGLVGESGSGKSTAARVALGLIPPTSGTVTLFGSDLRRTGARARRTLRSGIGVVLQDPVASLDARMTVQECIAEPLRVHRRGMSAKERHDRVAELLERVRLPREFARRAPRELSGGQRQRVSLARALALAPRLLVADEPTSALDVSVQEAVLEVITELQEELGFACLFVSHDLAVVQHFAERVVVMRSGRIEEQGGTMETLLHPGTDYTRRLLGAVPVPDPVLQRERRAARHAAAAAAAGSGAQA from the coding sequence ATGACCACCGACGACCGCACCACCGCCGCCGCCACGGCGGACTCGATCCTCCGCCTGGAGGACCTGGGCGTCACGTTCTCCTCCGAGACCGGCGACGTGCACGCCGTACGAGGGGTCTCCCTCCACGTGCGGCCCGGCGAGACGCTCGCACTGGTCGGCGAGTCCGGCTCGGGCAAGTCCACCGCGGCGCTGGCCGCGATCGGCCTGCTCCCGGAGAACGCCCGCGCCACCGGCCGGGCGCTGCTCGGCGAGACCGACGTCGTCGGCGCCTCCGAGGCCCAGCTCGTGAGCCTGCGCGGCCGCACCGTCTCCATGGTCTTCCAGGAGCCGGCCACCGCCCTCGACCCGCTCACCCGGGTCGGCGCGCAGATCGCCGAGGTGATCCGCAACCACCGCCAGGTCTCGGCCAAGGAGGCCGAGCTGATGGCCGTCGACCTGCTGCGCAAGGTCGGCATCCCCGATCCGGAGAGCCGCGTCGCGGCCTTCCCGTTCGAGATGTCGGGCGGCCAGCGGCAGCGCGTCGTCATCGCGATGGCGATCGCCAACGACCCGGCCCTGCTCATCGCCGACGAGCCGACCACCGCGCTCGACGTCACCGTGCAGGCCGAGATCCTCGACCTGCTGCGCAAGCTCGCCGTCGACGCGGGCACCGGCGTGCTGCTCGTCACCCACAACATGGGCGTCGTCGCGGACTTCGCCGACCGGGTCGCGGTCATGCTGCACGGCGAGATCGTGGAGACCGGGCCGGTCGAGCAGGTCCTGAAGCGGCCGACGCACGAGTACACGCAGCGGCTGCTCGCCGCGGTGCCGCGGCTGGCCGTGGCACCGTCCGGCTCCACGCCCGGCGACGGTGCCGGCGCCGGTGACGGCGCCGACGCCGTGCCCCGGCCGCGCTACGGCTCCCGGGCCAAGACCCAGACCGCGACGGCGGCCGGGACCGCGACCGCGGCCTCCGGCGACGGCGAGCGCGTGGTGGACCTGAAGGACATCTCCGTGGTGTTCGGCCGCCGCCGCGGCGCCGTCCGCGCACTGGACGGCGTGTCCCTGCACGTCCGCCCCGGCGAGACCGTCGGCCTGGTGGGGGAGTCCGGCTCCGGCAAGTCCACCGCGGCCCGGGTGGCGCTCGGCCTGATCCCGCCGACCTCCGGCACGGTCACGCTCTTCGGCTCCGACCTGCGCCGCACCGGCGCCCGCGCCCGCCGCACCCTGCGATCGGGCATCGGCGTCGTCCTCCAGGACCCGGTGGCGTCCCTCGACGCGCGGATGACGGTGCAGGAGTGCATCGCCGAACCGCTGCGCGTGCACCGCCGCGGCATGTCCGCGAAGGAGCGCCATGACCGGGTCGCCGAGCTCCTCGAACGTGTCCGGCTGCCCCGCGAGTTCGCCCGCCGCGCCCCCCGGGAGCTCTCCGGCGGCCAGCGCCAGCGGGTCAGCCTGGCCCGGGCCCTGGCCCTGGCGCCGCGGCTGCTGGTCGCGGATGAACCCACCAGCGCCCTCGACGTCAGCGTCCAGGAGGCGGTGCTGGAGGTGATCACCGAGCTGCAGGAGGAGCTGGGCTTCGCCTGCCTGTTCGTCTCGCACGACCTCGCGGTGGTGCAGCACTTCGCCGAGCGGGTCGTCGTCATGCGGTCGGGCCGGATCGAGGAGCAGGGCGGCACCATGGAGACGCTGCTGCACCCGGGCACCGACTACACCCGGCGCCTGCTGGGGGCGGTTCCCGTCCCGGACCCGGTGCTCCAGCGGGAGCGCCGGGCGGCCCGCCACGCCGCTGCCGCCGCCGCTGCCGGATCGGGGGCGCAGGCGTGA
- a CDS encoding ABC transporter permease, protein MSAVLQSGPSAGAGVDGGGVSGLRLSVRRFTRNRLAVIGLAVVVLFFLFCFVGPLLYSTDQTHTALTQANLGPSGSHWLGTDAVGHDELGRLMYGGKVSLVVGLAAGVLATVIGTLWGATAGYAGGWIDAVMMRVVDAGIAIPALFILLVVSAISTPGVTGLIVILGLVSWLVPSRLVRAETLTLKNRDYVHTLRAIGGGHSRAIGRHILPNSVSTIVVAATFQVADAILLVAYVSYLGLGLQPPKTDWGGMLSAGLTATYSGRWWLIVPPGLAVILVVCAFNAIGDGLRDAFDVRGRG, encoded by the coding sequence ATGAGTGCCGTACTCCAGTCCGGCCCGTCGGCCGGAGCCGGCGTCGACGGGGGCGGCGTCTCCGGACTGCGCCTGTCGGTCCGGAGGTTCACCCGCAACCGGCTGGCCGTCATCGGCCTCGCCGTGGTCGTCCTCTTCTTCCTGTTCTGCTTCGTCGGCCCGCTGCTGTACTCCACCGACCAGACGCACACCGCGCTGACCCAGGCGAACCTGGGCCCGAGCGGCTCGCACTGGCTCGGCACCGACGCCGTCGGCCACGACGAGCTCGGACGCCTGATGTACGGCGGCAAGGTCTCGCTCGTCGTGGGCCTGGCCGCGGGCGTCCTGGCCACCGTGATCGGCACCCTGTGGGGCGCCACCGCCGGTTACGCCGGCGGCTGGATCGACGCGGTCATGATGCGCGTCGTCGACGCGGGCATCGCCATCCCGGCGCTCTTCATCCTGCTGGTGGTCTCGGCCATCTCCACCCCGGGCGTCACCGGCCTCATCGTCATCCTCGGCCTGGTGTCGTGGCTGGTGCCCTCCCGCCTGGTGCGCGCTGAGACGCTGACCCTGAAGAACCGCGACTACGTCCACACCCTGCGGGCCATCGGCGGCGGCCACTCCCGGGCGATCGGCCGGCACATCCTGCCCAACTCGGTCTCCACGATCGTGGTCGCCGCGACCTTCCAGGTCGCCGACGCGATCCTGCTCGTGGCGTACGTGTCCTACCTGGGCCTCGGCCTGCAGCCGCCCAAGACCGACTGGGGCGGCATGCTCTCGGCCGGCCTCACCGCCACGTACTCCGGCCGCTGGTGGCTCATCGTGCCGCCGGGCCTCGCCGTCATCCTCGTCGTGTGCGCGTTCAACGCGATCGGCGACGGGCTCCGTGACGCTTTCGACGTGAGGGGACGCGGATGA
- a CDS encoding ROK family protein — protein sequence MTSTPGPSGPLPDVLAGVDIGGTTTQVVLCSDDLTVLDRVERPTPAREGGQAMIDTVLDGLRQLLDRVPARLVGVGVGAAGVVDAETGRILVASDSFTGWAGFAVTSALEAALGVPAFLDNDVNAFLRGEAAKGAVAGEPHALGMTLGTGVGGALWMNGTLVDGPHGAAGEIGHIPGFGDIPCSCGGRGHLETLASGRSLAARYAERTGRTTDARGVAQAAGQGDPDALAVLTAAGAAIARAVLITAGLIDVTTVVIGGGVSRAWPLLEPAIRAALTAEPPVSGLPIRLVPAQLGSDAVAVGAASRARTELCAMAV from the coding sequence GTGACCTCCACCCCCGGACCCTCCGGCCCGTTGCCCGACGTCCTGGCCGGCGTGGACATCGGAGGGACCACGACGCAGGTCGTGCTCTGCTCCGACGACCTCACCGTCCTGGACCGTGTGGAACGCCCCACCCCCGCCCGCGAGGGCGGCCAGGCGATGATCGACACCGTGCTCGACGGTCTCCGGCAGCTGCTCGACCGGGTCCCGGCCCGTCTGGTCGGCGTCGGGGTCGGCGCCGCCGGAGTGGTCGACGCCGAGACCGGCCGCATCCTGGTGGCCAGCGACTCCTTCACCGGCTGGGCCGGGTTCGCCGTGACCTCCGCCCTGGAGGCGGCCCTCGGCGTGCCCGCGTTCCTCGACAACGACGTGAACGCGTTCCTGCGCGGCGAGGCCGCCAAGGGCGCCGTCGCCGGGGAGCCGCACGCCCTCGGGATGACCCTGGGCACCGGTGTCGGCGGCGCGCTGTGGATGAACGGCACCCTCGTCGACGGGCCGCACGGCGCCGCCGGCGAGATCGGCCACATCCCCGGCTTCGGCGACATCCCCTGCTCCTGCGGGGGCCGCGGCCACCTGGAGACGCTCGCCTCCGGCCGCTCGCTCGCCGCCCGGTACGCGGAGCGCACCGGCCGGACCACCGACGCCCGCGGGGTCGCCCAGGCGGCCGGGCAGGGCGACCCGGACGCCCTCGCCGTCCTCACCGCGGCCGGGGCGGCGATCGCCCGGGCCGTCCTCATCACGGCGGGGCTGATCGACGTCACCACCGTGGTCATCGGCGGCGGCGTCAGCCGCGCCTGGCCGCTGCTGGAGCCGGCGATCCGCGCGGCCCTGACGGCGGAGCCGCCGGTGAGCGGACTGCCGATCCGGCTCGTGCCCGCCCAGCTCGGGAGCGACGCCGTCGCCGTCGGCGCGGCGTCCCGGGCCCGGACGGAGCTCTGCGCCATGGCGGTGTGA
- a CDS encoding ABC transporter permease, with protein MNTFLYLTRRVLQAVVVILIVTVATFCLLHALPGGPARGILGPQATAQQIATFNHQQSLDKPLPVQYFAYLGRLLHGDLGSSYTLNEPVSQLITERLPKTLVLTVLSAVIGLVIAIPLGMWQAVRRNKPIDYLITTLSFIAYSTPVYFLGLMLVLLFSHVLPWFPAQAPQGDSLASVFSDPAGLVLPVVAGAASIVAVFSRYMRGATLENLSEDYVRTARAGGSRRGAILRRHVFRNSLTPVVAMLGYYVPVLFGGALVVEQLFNYPGMGLLFWTAAQSSDYPVLLGCVLVISVATVVGTLLADIVQRFIDPRVKEGRA; from the coding sequence ATGAACACCTTTCTCTACCTGACCAGGCGCGTCCTCCAAGCAGTCGTGGTGATCCTCATCGTGACCGTGGCGACGTTCTGCCTGCTCCACGCGCTGCCCGGAGGTCCCGCACGCGGAATCCTCGGCCCGCAGGCCACCGCCCAGCAGATCGCGACGTTCAACCACCAGCAGAGCCTGGACAAGCCGCTGCCGGTGCAGTACTTCGCCTACCTGGGCCGACTGCTCCACGGTGACCTCGGGAGCTCCTACACGCTCAACGAGCCGGTGTCGCAGCTCATCACCGAGCGCCTGCCGAAGACCCTCGTCCTGACCGTGCTGTCCGCGGTGATCGGGCTGGTCATCGCCATCCCGCTCGGCATGTGGCAGGCGGTGCGGCGCAACAAGCCGATCGACTACCTCATCACCACGCTGAGCTTCATCGCCTACTCCACCCCGGTGTACTTCCTCGGCCTGATGCTGGTGCTCCTCTTCAGCCACGTCCTGCCCTGGTTCCCGGCGCAGGCACCGCAGGGCGACTCCCTCGCCAGCGTCTTCTCCGACCCGGCCGGGCTGGTGCTGCCGGTGGTCGCCGGCGCCGCGTCCATCGTGGCCGTCTTCAGCCGCTACATGCGCGGCGCGACCCTGGAGAACCTCTCCGAGGACTACGTCAGGACCGCCCGGGCCGGCGGATCACGGCGCGGCGCCATCCTGCGCCGCCACGTGTTCCGCAACTCCCTCACCCCGGTCGTGGCGATGCTGGGCTACTACGTGCCGGTCCTCTTCGGCGGCGCGCTCGTGGTCGAGCAGCTCTTCAACTACCCCGGCATGGGACTGCTGTTCTGGACCGCCGCGCAGTCCTCGGACTACCCGGTGCTGCTCGGCTGCGTCCTGGTCATCTCGGTCGCCACCGTGGTCGGCACGCTCCTCGCCGACATCGTCCAGCGGTTCATCGACCCCCGAGTGAAGGAAGGCCGCGCATGA